The Psychrobacillus sp. FSL K6-4046 DNA window CTAGTTATCAACTGTTTATATTAAATAATATAGAACCTGATGTGAATATCAATCTACATTACATTGATTACCAAGATAATAAAGTTGCCGTAATTGAAATTGATGACTCCGATGACAAACCTTATTTATTAAAAAAAATATAAAAACTTAAATCAGGGCCTAAGCTTAATAAGAAAAGGTAGCACCAATTCTATAGCCAATAGGACTGATTTCGATAGAATATATGAAAAAAAGACAGGGAAATTTGAAATTAAAATAATTGATGAACATCTGAGAGCCATAAAGCCTGTAGACGGCACCGCACTTTTAGATATTTCCTTTAGAAACCTAAGTACCAATCCTGTAACAATTGTTTCCGGTATATTGTTTGTAAAAGACTACCAAAATAAAGTGAGAACTAAGCACGTCGTTTACGGTTTCGAATCTGAGATGGGAGTAGATTTTAGTTTAGA harbors:
- a CDS encoding RNA-binding domain-containing protein, with protein sequence MGVKDRIGEIRSISGISSEDIVDSSSYQLFILNNIEPDVNINLHYIDYQDNKVAVIEIDDSDDKPYLLKKI